CGCAGAGTCTATCAGTGAAATCTTCTTCGAAATCCTGATCGCTCCTGGTTTCGCAGCTGATGCACTGGAAGTATTGCAGGCTAAGAAGAACCGCATTTTATTAGAACAGAAAGCACCTGTGGTTACTCCGAACGTATACAAGAATGTACTGAACGGTGTACTGCTGCAAGGTAACGATAAGGGTAATTTCCAGGATTGGAATGATGTAGGTGCAAAACCTGCTACTCCTGAAGAAAAAGCAGACCTGACTTTTGCTAACATCGTTTGTAAGCACCTGAAATCAAACGCGATCGCACTGGTGAAAAACCAACAGCTGATTGGTAAAGGCTGTGGTCAGACCTCCCGTATCGATGCACTGCGTCATGCGATTGAAAAAGCAAAGCAGTTCAGCTTCGATCTGAGAGGCGCTGCTATGGCATCTGACGCATTCTTCCCATTCGATGACTGTGTACGGATCGCTCACGCTGAAGGTATTGTTTCTATCATTCAGCCAGGTGGTTCAGTTCGTGACAATGACTCAATTACTTACTGCAAAGAAAATGATATGGTGATGGTGATGACCGGCATGCGTCATTTCAAACACTAAGCTTTTCCTGCAAGAAAGAATAATATTTAATAAGCACCGGTTATGCCGGTGCTTATTTTTAATATTTGTTACCGGCTATGGCATTTATACATCACAATAGTGACAACGGGGCGGATGACGCACAGCTGATCCGGATTTACAAACAGTCCGGCAAGTTGGAAGATCTCGCCACCCTATACCAGCGTTACATGAACCTGGTATATGGGGTCTGTTTGCGTTATTTTGATGAAGATGCCAGTAAGGATGCCGTGATGCAGATTTTTGAAGAACTGATCCTGAAATTGCAACAGTATGAGGTACAGAACTTTAAGAGCTGGCTGCACGTTCTTGCCCGGAATCATTGCCTGATGAAACTTCGGGCCATGAAGAACAAAGAAGGCCGGGAAGTCTCTCTTGATGGTCTTCCTGTTATGGAAAACGAGCAATTTACACATCATAACGGCAGCACGGCCCTGGAGACAGATCTTCAGGAAATGGAAAGGTGTATGGAGACCTTGCCTGATGAACAGAAGCGCAGCGTTGACCTTTTTTACCTGAAAGAGAAGAGCTACAAAGAAGTAGCAGACCTGACCGGCTATGAAATGAAGAAGGTGAAAAGTTATATACAGAATGGAAAGCGCAATCTGAAAATTTGTATGGAACAACAAAATGCAGCAGCAAAACAATCATATTAAACCTGTGGCAGATCCCGAGCTGATACGCCGTTATCTGGCCGGAGAGCTGGATCACAAGGCTATGCACGCCCTGGAGCGGCAGGCTTTGGATGATCCGTTCCTGGCAGAGGCACTGGAGGGCTTTGAACAGCATGCTCCGGATCAGCGTGTGAACCTGGCTGACCTGGGCAAACGACTGGAGCAAAGGGTACAGCCAGCCAAAAAGAATGTGGTGCCGATGTATGTACGTTGGGCAGCTGCTGCAGCTGTATGCCTTTTGATTGGCTCAAGTGTGATCTGGTTGTGGCCTGCACGTAATCAAAGTGAGATAGCAAAAGTTACTGTTAAGACAGATACAATCATTCCGGCCGAAGTCACCGCTATGGTGCAGGTGCCTGAGAGTGCTACCATGTTCAAAAAGAATCAGGATAACCGTAAAGCTGAACGGTCCACAGTGGTGACGCTGCCGGCAATTGCTCCTGCTCCGCAGCCACAGGCAGAAGTAGCAGCAGCTGAACCTGTACCTGTCGCCACTTTTGATGTAGCAAAATCTGCCCGTTCAATAGCAGCTGCTGAGAAAGAAAAAGCAGATACTGCTATAGAAATAAGCAGTCAGAAATTTTATAGTATAGATTCGAAAGCAGTAGCCAGCCAATATTTCAATAATAAAAATTATAATTATAGTGGAAATGTTATTTCTGTTTCAGTTGATAAGGATATTAAGTCTGGTTTAGGATGGGATATCAGCAGGACTGCTGCTGCATCTGTTTTTGAGCCGAACCAGATCAAAGGCCGCATTCTCAATGTAACTGGTGATAGTGGTATTGCCGGAGCAACCGTCACTTTGGGATATATAGGAACAACGACCGATAGGGAAGGATATTTCTCTCTCCCCAGCGATGGACTCATAGCAAAAAGTAAAAAAGCAAACAGAAGTAATCTCGGATTGATGAATGCCATCGCTCCGGGATATCAGAGTTATAGCCAGACTTACAAAGGAGATGATTTTGTAAGAATGCAGCTGAAAAGAACTACTGATACTACCACCACATTCTATAATAATAGCAAAGACCCATCTCCAATGGGTGGATTTGATAAGTTTGAAGCATACCTCGCTAAAAATGTGCAGTATCCTGCCGGCCTTACTGTCAGAGGCAGCGTGAGAGTACAGTTCTATGTGCAGCAGGATGGTTCCCTCACCGATTTCAGGGTGCTGAAAAAATTACAGCCTGCGTGTGACCAGGAAGCTATCCGCCTTATTAAATCCGGGCCGGCCTGGCTGCCTGCAGCAAATGGGAAAGCTGTAAAAGTAAGAGTGGATGTGACATTTACCCCGGCAGCTAATTAATAGTTGCCCCTGTTCTGCTTTATCGCCTTAATCAGTTTCCTGTTCCTTCTGTCTGCACGACTATTATCTAATGATATGACTGCCCATATTGCAGCTGGTATCCAGCCCAGTATAGTACATTGCAGTATCAGGCATAATATGCCGGAAAGGAGTTTGCCTCTCAGCAAAAATGATAGCCAGGGTAATAATATTGCTATCAGCGTCATGTAGTGGTGTTTTATTGAATTTACTATTTTTTGCGGTCTTTCCACATCTGGTTGAAGGACTTAGGTGCAAATACAGGTAATTCCCTGTCGTCTCCCCAGGCCTTTGTAAAGAACTTTTTCATGAAAAAGTTCTTCATATTTCCACTGGCCAGGTTCATGATCCGCCGGTTCAGACTAGCTTGTTTCCAGCCAAACCAGGATACCTTTTCAGCTCCGGAAGTGTGGTTTTCTTCGACTGCTTTATGTCGGTTGTGGAGTAATAACTCGTGAAGATTAATGCGCACCGGGCATACTTCGGTACAGTTTCCGCACAGGGAAGAAGCATAGCTCAGGTGCATATAATTATCAATACCTTTCAGGTGAGGGGTTATGACTGATCCGATAGGGCCGCTGTAAGTGGTACCATATGTATGGCCACCGATGTTTTTATAAACAGGGCAGGCATTCAGGCAGGAGCCGCAGCGAATGCAATACAGCGCCTCCCTGGCTTCGGTATCTGCGAGGATATTGGTACGACCATTGTCCATCAGTATCACATACATTTCTTCAGGACCATCTATCTCGCCTTCCTGGCGCGGACCGCAAAAAATGGAATTGTACACTGTTACCTGCTGACCAGTACCATAGGTGGCCAGTAATGGCCAGAAGAGTGCAAGGTCACTGAAAGAAGGGATCATCTTTTCGATGCCCACCAATACAATATGTGTTTTTGGAAATGCAGTGCTCAAACGGGCGTTACCTTCGTTTTCAGTGACGGCGATACCCCCGATATCTGCTATGATAAAGTTTGCACCAGTAATGCCGATTTCTGCATCCAGGTATTTCTGGCGCAGTTTTTCGCGCGCTACCATGGTGAGTTCCTGCGGTGTAAGATTGGGAGGAGTACCCAGTTTTTCTTCAAACAAACGGGCTACATCTTCCTTGCTTTTGTGCATGGCAGGGGTTACGATGTGGTAGGGAGGCTCCTCATCCAGCTGCTGAATATATTCTCCCAGGTCTGTTTCTACACACTCAATATTATTATTGGCCAGGAAGCTGTTCAGGTGAACCTCTTCTGTTGCCATAGATTTACTCTTGACAATGCTTTTGCAATTTTTCGCTTTGCAGATGGCCAGTATTTCCTCCAGCACCTGTTCTGCATTCTCTGCCCAGATCACTTTTCCACCACGACGGGTCAGGTTAGACTCAAATTCTTCGAGGTGTTTGTCAAGCTGCTCAATCGCTCTCCATTTAATATTCTTGGCACGTTCGCGTGCAGTCATCAGGTCGGAAAACTGATTCTTTCCGGCTTTTACTGCAGCATTATACTTACCTATATTATGATTGATTGTCTGGCGATGACCAAGGTCTGTCGCTTTCTTCCCGCTCTTGTCCAGGAATGTGGAGGCATTCTGATGCATACTTTGTTGGAATTGCTGATTGCGAATGACAAAAGCCATACCGTTTTCGGGTATGGTGGTGTATTAGACAACTATCCGGTAAAGATAGGGAATTACCGATGGATAATACCATGGGCTGTCAGCCTTAATCTGCGCGGTATTGCTTGGTAGCTATTTTATCCAGTACAGCATAAAACTCTTCCCCGTATTTGCGGATGATGGCTTCCTGGAGAAAGCGGTACACCGGTACTTTCAGGCTTTTACCATTTTTGCAGGCAGGTTTACATATGTCCCAACGGTCGTAGTTGACCGCTTCAAAAGATTCGTATTTAGTGATACGGATAGGATAGAGGTGGCAGGAGATTGGTTTCTTATAGTCAACTACACCATCTTTATATGCTTTTTCTATACCGCAGCCCACTACACCATTTTCATCGATACTGGCGTATGCACAAATACCTCCTTTTACAATGGGGGTTACATACCCATATTCATCGTCGGTCGTATTGGTTCCGGTTTTTTCTATTTCAGCAATCCCTTCCGGGCGGAGGTAAGACTTAATTTTTGGATAGACCTTTTTGAGGATCTTAACTTCTTCTTTGTCCAGTGGCGCACCACAGTCACCTGCAACGCAGCAGGCTCCTTTGCAGGCCCCCAGGTTGCACACGAACTTTTCTTCAACTATTTCGTCACTGATATATTTATCGTCTATGATGATCATTGGCAGGATAATGACCGCAAAATTACAACAATCCGCTTGTTTTTACATGGTTCGGTTCGGAGTCTGTCGCCACTTCAGTGTTTCTACGAGGTGTAGCATGTCCTCCTGCAGGAATTTATGAACGGGCGCAAGTGAGTCTGCATTTGGCGCTGCATCAAAATAAAGGGCGCCACGCAGGAAGTGTTTTACGGAATCTGTCACATAAAATTGTTTGGCAGAAGCTGCATTACCTCCTACATCGTAAAAGAGACCAAATACCTGCCTGTCAGGATTGCCAATGCTTTTTTCTTCAATATATTCCGCCTTATAAGTATGCTTATAAGTCATCTTGAAGGCGTCGTTAACGAGTTTCTGGAAGTCATTTTCCCCTTTTCCAATTTCCTTGTAGCTCATGTATATTTTCCCATTCAGGGTAGGAAACTCTACATTAATCCAATAGGGGTTTTCCGTTTTCTGCCCGAAGAAGAGGCTGTCTTTGACGATATTGGCGTAA
This window of the Chitinophaga sancti genome carries:
- a CDS encoding LutB/LldF family L-lactate oxidation iron-sulfur protein → MAFVIRNQQFQQSMHQNASTFLDKSGKKATDLGHRQTINHNIGKYNAAVKAGKNQFSDLMTARERAKNIKWRAIEQLDKHLEEFESNLTRRGGKVIWAENAEQVLEEILAICKAKNCKSIVKSKSMATEEVHLNSFLANNNIECVETDLGEYIQQLDEEPPYHIVTPAMHKSKEDVARLFEEKLGTPPNLTPQELTMVAREKLRQKYLDAEIGITGANFIIADIGGIAVTENEGNARLSTAFPKTHIVLVGIEKMIPSFSDLALFWPLLATYGTGQQVTVYNSIFCGPRQEGEIDGPEEMYVILMDNGRTNILADTEAREALYCIRCGSCLNACPVYKNIGGHTYGTTYSGPIGSVITPHLKGIDNYMHLSYASSLCGNCTEVCPVRINLHELLLHNRHKAVEENHTSGAEKVSWFGWKQASLNRRIMNLASGNMKNFFMKKFFTKAWGDDRELPVFAPKSFNQMWKDRKK
- the gldD gene encoding gliding motility lipoprotein GldD → MNCKRKRSLSPVSARLKGCFMLLLLPLLYTACDQTYTPKPRGYFQINFPKRQYRVFDQPGYPYTFEYPVYANIVKDSLFFGQKTENPYWINVEFPTLNGKIYMSYKEIGKGENDFQKLVNDAFKMTYKHTYKAEYIEEKSIGNPDRQVFGLFYDVGGNAASAKQFYVTDSVKHFLRGALYFDAAPNADSLAPVHKFLQEDMLHLVETLKWRQTPNRTM
- a CDS encoding YqaE/Pmp3 family membrane protein, encoding MTLIAILLPWLSFLLRGKLLSGILCLILQCTILGWIPAAIWAVISLDNSRADRRNRKLIKAIKQNRGNY
- a CDS encoding DUF3109 family protein → MIIIDDKYISDEIVEEKFVCNLGACKGACCVAGDCGAPLDKEEVKILKKVYPKIKSYLRPEGIAEIEKTGTNTTDDEYGYVTPIVKGGICAYASIDENGVVGCGIEKAYKDGVVDYKKPISCHLYPIRITKYESFEAVNYDRWDICKPACKNGKSLKVPVYRFLQEAIIRKYGEEFYAVLDKIATKQYRAD
- a CDS encoding RNA polymerase sigma factor — its product is MAFIHHNSDNGADDAQLIRIYKQSGKLEDLATLYQRYMNLVYGVCLRYFDEDASKDAVMQIFEELILKLQQYEVQNFKSWLHVLARNHCLMKLRAMKNKEGREVSLDGLPVMENEQFTHHNGSTALETDLQEMERCMETLPDEQKRSVDLFYLKEKSYKEVADLTGYEMKKVKSYIQNGKRNLKICMEQQNAAAKQSY
- a CDS encoding TonB family protein; this encodes MQQQNNHIKPVADPELIRRYLAGELDHKAMHALERQALDDPFLAEALEGFEQHAPDQRVNLADLGKRLEQRVQPAKKNVVPMYVRWAAAAAVCLLIGSSVIWLWPARNQSEIAKVTVKTDTIIPAEVTAMVQVPESATMFKKNQDNRKAERSTVVTLPAIAPAPQPQAEVAAAEPVPVATFDVAKSARSIAAAEKEKADTAIEISSQKFYSIDSKAVASQYFNNKNYNYSGNVISVSVDKDIKSGLGWDISRTAAASVFEPNQIKGRILNVTGDSGIAGATVTLGYIGTTTDREGYFSLPSDGLIAKSKKANRSNLGLMNAIAPGYQSYSQTYKGDDFVRMQLKRTTDTTTTFYNNSKDPSPMGGFDKFEAYLAKNVQYPAGLTVRGSVRVQFYVQQDGSLTDFRVLKKLQPACDQEAIRLIKSGPAWLPAANGKAVKVRVDVTFTPAAN